A stretch of the Rosa rugosa chromosome 5, drRosRugo1.1, whole genome shotgun sequence genome encodes the following:
- the LOC133711089 gene encoding LOW QUALITY PROTEIN: phosphate transporter PHO1 homolog 10 (The sequence of the model RefSeq protein was modified relative to this genomic sequence to represent the inferred CDS: inserted 2 bases in 2 codons), with the protein MKFGKEFKKQMVPGWAEAYMDYNGLKRILRELREYKQSKQHPAVTSSRDFEQKPLPDGTLNGGGDVEDQVIDVNTLRGGGSKQFYKTKFLRPSEEGGEIEVTFFRKLDEELNKVNTFYKEKLEEVKQEASQLNKQMDALVALRIKMKIPHQDGSSSGRHDNVDSPMPLTRNTNAPDTSGVELRALESGVKANDKDQQEPCPGASVADPPHANISRSDSREVLHTYDYSQDPLEILEGVRINNTLESSISTIKGVFKDSKEEQLSFDKEELRRAEERPRVAFIEFYHKLQLLKHNSFMNLSAFSKIMKKYEKFSSRRASRSYMQIVDNSDLGNSDEVTNLMERVEATFIKNFSHSNRRKGMTLLRPKAKREKHKVSFLSGFFSGCSIALLVAIVLRIKARKITNKKEGTQYMENIFPLHSLFGYIVLHLLMHAGDIYFWRRYRINYPFIFGFEKGTELSYREVFLLSTGLAVLALGGFLANLHLEMDSSGKHYKTVNQMIPLGLLILILVITFCPFDILYRSSRFFFTRTLFRCICXPLYPETFSDFFLADQLTSQMQTLSSFVLYICYYGLGEYSRRQSKCHEHGVYNTLYIVIAVIPFWMRFLQCIRRLCEEKDLKHLCRGLKYFSTIVAVIVRTVYELKKGKTSWMVLALISSPVATKMNTYWDIVVDWGLLQKRSKNKFLRDRLQVXQKGVYFAAMVMFK; encoded by the exons ATGAAGTTTgggaaggagttcaagaaaCAAATGGTGCCCGGGTGGGCAGAAGCCTACATGGATTATAATGGCCTCAAGAGGATATTGCGAGAGCTAAGAGAGTACAAGCAAAGTAAGCAGCACCCTGCTGTGACATCTTCTAGAGACTTTGAGCAGAAACCGCTTCCTGACGGAACATTGAATGGAGGAGGAGATGTCGAGGACCAAGTAATAGATGTGAACACATTGCGTGGAGGTGGTTCCAAGCAGTTTTATAAGACCAAGTTCTTGAGGCCGtcagaggaaggaggagaaatTGAGGTGACATTCTTCAGAAAACTTGACGAAGAGCTCAACAAGGTCAATACATTTTACAAGGAAAAATTGGAGGAGGTGAAGCAGGAAGCAAGTCAGTTGAATAAACAAATGGATGCTTTGGTTGCACTGAGGATTAAGATGAAGATTCCGCATCAAGATGGCTCAAGTTCAGGGAGGCATGACAATGTTGATTCTCCAATGCCTCTTACAAGGAACACAAATGCACCTGATACTTCAG GAGTTGAGCTTAGGGCATTGGAATCTGGAGTAAAAGCAAATGATAAGGATCAGCAAGAACCATGCCCTGGTGCCTCAGTTGCTGATCCACCACATGCTAACATTTCTAGAAGTGATAGCAGAGAGGTGTTGCATACCTATGACTATAGCCAAGATCCTCTGGAAATTCTTGAGGGTGTGAGAATTAATAATACACTTGAATCTTCAATATCAACCATCAAAGGTGTTTTTAAGGACTCAAAAGAAGAGCAGTTGAGCTTTGATAAAGAGGAGCTGAGGAGAGCGGAAGAACGACCAAGGGTGGCATTTATTGAATTTTACCATAAGCTTCAACTTCTAAAGCACAACAG TTTTATGAACCTCTCTGCATTTTCCAAGATTATGAAGAAGTACGAAAAG TTCTCATCAAGGAGAGCATCCAGGTCATACATGCAAATAGTAGACAACTCTGATCTTGGAAATTCTGATGAG GTTACTAACCTCATGGAGAGGGTGGAGGCTACCTTCATCAAGAATTTTTCACACTCAAATCGTAGAAAAGGTATGACGTTACTGAGGCCAAAAGCAAAACGAGAGAAGCACAAAGTATCGTTTTTATCGG GTTTCTTTTCTGGCTGCTCAATTGCTCTACTGGTTGCTATTGTATTAAGAATAAAAGCTCGAAAAATAACGAATAAGAAGGAGGGCACACAGTATATGGAAAACATTTTCCCACTACA CAGTTTATTTGGATACATTGTCCTACATTTGCTCATGCATGCTGGCGATATATACTTCTGGAGGCGTTATCGGATAAACTATCCATTTATATTTGGTTTTGAGAAAGGAACTGAGTTGAGTTACCGAGAAGTTTTCCTTCTCAGCACTGGTCTTGCAGTACTTGCATTGGGCGGTTTCCTAGCAAACTTACACTTGGAAATGGACTCGAGTGGTAAACATTACAAGACAGTCAATCAGATGATTCCTTTGGGCTTACTTATT TTGATCCTTGTCATCACCTTCTGCCCTTTTGACATCCTATACCGTTCAAGTCGTTTCTTCTTCACTCGGACCTTATTCCGCTGCATAT GCCCTCTTTACCCG GAGACATTCTCAGACTTTTTCTTGGCAGACCAGCTTACTAGCCAG ATGCAAACCTTGAGCAGTTTTGTGTTATACATCTGCTACTATGGTTTGGGAGAATATTCAAGGAGGCAAAGCAAGTGCCATGAGCACGGCGTCTACAATACTTTGTATATTGTTATTGCTGTCATACCATTTTGGATGCGCTTCCTGCAG TGCATTCGTCGACTGTGTGAAGAAAAGGATTTGAAGCACTTGTGCAGGGGTTTAAAGTACTTTTCGACGATTGTTGCAGTTATCGTAAGAACTGTTTATGAGCTGAAAAAAGGAAAGACCTCCTGGATGGTGTTAGCTTTGATCAGCTCTCCTGTTGCAACAAAGATGAATACATATTGGGACATTGTAGTAGACTGGGGACTTCTACAAAAGCGATCAAAGAACAAATTTTTGAGAGATAGACTTCAAG CACAGAAGGGCGTGTATTTTGCAGCTATGGTAATGTTTAAATGA
- the LOC133710234 gene encoding galactoside 2-alpha-L-fucosyltransferase-like encodes MVFGDLLSSGFSFVMNLMKIFASLLVSLPVLITISLVLRDPPPDRIKGFADARVLETPSSPVTTSSNIEIFRRPAPVSNITSSNSAENVLPEIELPTQIPKEDKLYDGLLAPAFDEGSCLSRYQSSFYRKISTHKPSSYLLSRLRSYEELHKRCGPNSKPYSASLKQLKKKFNGTSTGATDECKYVVWIANSGLGNRILSITAAFLYALLTNRVLLLDPGKDLPDLFCEPFPETSWLLSNHFPIKSHFDKFDQKSPRCYGNMLKKTSNSSELSLPSSYVYLHLGHDYDQQDKLFFCDEEQSHLGKVDWLVMKTDNYFVPSLFLMPSFEQELNKLFPERETVFHHLGRYLFHPSNHVWGLITRYYQASLAKADEMVGIQVRTFEPAGPGPFKHVMDQILACVFSEKLLPRVDENKPIVDFSSSSGTPKLKSVLMTSLKPDYSENLRSMYWEHPTVNGDLIGVFQPSHEGEQRTDDKLHDRKALAEMFLLSFSDVLVTSAWSTFGYVAQGLGGLKPWILFKPENQTVPNPPCRRLQSMEPCFHAPPLWDCKEKRGTDTGAIVPHVRHCEDISWGLQLIDTHNDHL; translated from the exons ATGGTTTTTGGCGATCTGTTGAGCTCAGGGTTTTCTTTTGTAATGAATCTGATGAAGATCTTTGCTTCTCTTCTGGTGTCTCTCCCAGTTCTCATAACTATCTCTCTTGTTCTTCGCGACCCACCTCCCGATCGGATCAAGGGTTTCGCAGACGCAAGGGTTTTGGAAACGCCGTCGTCTCCGGTTACCACCTCGTCGAATATTGAGATTTTCCGAAGACCAGCACCTGTCTCAAATATCACCTCGTCAAATTCAGCAG AAAATGTTTTACCTGAGATTGAATTACCTACCCAAATTCCCAAAGAAGACAAATTATATGATGGACTCCTTGCTCCTGCGTTTGATGAAGGGTCTTGTTTGAGCAGGTACCAATCAAGTTTCTACCGCAAAATCTCAACCCACAAACcatcttcttatcttctttcaaGACTCAGAAGCTATGAAGAACTTCATAAACGGTGTGGGCCGAATTCCAAACCCTACAGCGCATCACTGAAACAACTGAAGAAGAAGTTTAATGGTACGAGCACTGGTGCAACAGATGAGTGCAAGTATGTGGTATGGATAGCTAATAGTGGCTTGGGAAACAGAATACTGAGTATAACCGCAGCATTCCTATATGCTCTGCTCACAAACAGAGTCCTTCTTCTTGACCCTGGAAAGGACTTGCCTGACCTCTTTTGTGAGCCATTTCCAGAAACATCATGGCTTCTCTCCAATCACTTCCCCATTAAAAGCCACTTTGACAAGTTCGATCAGAAATCTCCTCGTTGTTACGGTAACATGTTGAAAAAGACTAGTAATTCATCGGAATTGTCACTACCATCGTCGTACGTATATCTCCATCTAGGCCATGATTATGATCAGCAAGACAAGTTGTTTTTCTGTGATGAAGAGCAGAGTCATCTTGGGAAAGTAGACTGGTTGGTTATGAAAACGGATAACTACTTTGTCCCATCACTTTTCTTGATGCCATCTTTTGAGCAAGAACTTAACAAGTTGTTCCCTGAAAGAGAAACTGTTTTCCACCACTTGGGTAGGTATCTCTTCCACCCTTCAAATCATGTATGGGGGCTAATCACAAGGTACTACCAAGCTTCTTTGGCAAAGGCCGACGAGATGGTTGGGATTCAAGTAAGAACTTTCGAGCCGGCTGGGCCTGGTCCTTTTAAGCATGTGATGGATCAAATTTTAGCTTGTGTTTTTAGTGAGAAATTGTTGCCTCGAGTGGATGAGAACAAGCCTATTGTGGACTTCAGTTCATCGTCAGGGACCCCGAAGTTGAAATCGGTACTGATGACTTCTTTAAAACCAGATTACTCTGAGAATTTGAGGAGTATGTATTGGGAACATCCAACTGTGAATGGGGACTTAATTGGGGTTTTCCAACCCAGCCATGAAGGAGAGCAAAGGACTGATGATAAACTGCATGACAGAAAAGCCTTGGCCGAAATGTTTCTGCTCAGTTTCTCTGATGTGTTGGTCACAAGTGCATGGTCAACATTTGGGTATGTGGCTCAAGGTCTTGGAGGTCTGAAACCATGGATTCTCTTCAAGCCGGAAAACCAAACAGTCCCGAATCCGCCTTGTCGTCGGCTCCAATCGATGGAGCCTTGTTTTCACGCTCCACCATTGTGGGACTGCAAGGAGAAAAGAGGAACTGATACAGGTGCAATAGTACCTCATGTGAGGCATTGTGAGGATATCAGCTGGGGCCTTCAGCTAATTGATACTCATAATGATCACTTGTAG